The DNA window GGAGGTCGTCACCGGCCTCGACGCCACCCGCGCCGCGGACATCCTCGATGCGATGGATCCCGACGACGCCGCGGACCTCGTCCAGGAGCTTCCCGAGAAGGTCGCCGCCCATCTGCTGACCCTGATGGAGCCGGAGGAGGCGGAGGACGTGCGCCGCCTGCTCGCGTACGACGAGTACACCGCCGGCGGCATGATGACCACCGAGCCGCTGATCGTGGCCCCGGAGACGCCGGTCGCCCACTGCCTGGCGATGATCAGCCGCGAGGCGATCCACGCCGCGCTCGCCTCGACCGTGCACGTGTGCCGGTCGCCGCTCGAGACCCCCACCGGGAAGCTGCTGGGGATCGTCCACTTCCAGCAGCTGCTGCGGGAGCGGCCCGACCGCCCCGTGGGCGAGATCCTGGACCAGGACAAGGTCTCGGTCGGCCCCACCGCACCGCTGTCCACGGTGACCCGGGAGATGGCCACCTACAACCTCGTCTCGATCCCCGTGGTCGACGACGACGGGCGCCTGCTGGGCGCGGTGACCGTCGACGACGTGCTGGACCACGTGCTGCCCGATGACTGGCGCGAGCAGGACGAGGCGCCCACGACCACCGGCCAGATCGACCTCTCGGAGATCGCCCGGGCCACCTCCCGGGATGCCGGGGACGACGCCACGACGGAGGGGTGAGCATGGCAGAGCACCTTCCCAGCCCGCTCGACGATCCGGCGCCCCGCGGCCGCCGGCTGCGCAACCCCCTGCGCGGCGACGCCTTCGGCCGCGGCGCGGAGTCCTTCGCCCGGATGATGGGCACCCCGGCCTTCCTGGTCGGGATGACGGTCTTCTGCGCCGTGTGGCTGACCTGGAACTCCCTGGCGCCGGAGTCAGCGCAGTTCGACCCGCGCGCGCTGAACTTCACCCTGCTCACCCTGATCCTCTCGCTGCAGGCCTCCTATGCCGCTCCCCTGCTGCTGCTCGCGCAGAACCGGCAGGACGACCGCGACCGGGTGCAGGCGGAGCAGGACCGCCAGTCCAACGACCGCAACCACGCCACCACCGACTTCATCACCCGGGAGATCGCCTCGCTGCGCCTGGCCCTGAACGACGTGGCCACGCGCGACTTCGTGCGCGGAGAGCTGCGCGACCTGCTCGAGGAGCTCGAGGAGCCCCCGGCGCAGGACGCCGACACGCTCCGAGCCCTCCTGCGCGAGGAGATCGAGGCGGTCCTGGATCGCCGCACGAGCACCACGGACGCTCTGTCGGCGAGCTCCACGGCACCCACCCCCACCACCACGAAGGAGCAGGACCCCCGGTGAGCACCTCCGAGCAGCCCGGCACCGACGAGCGCGTCTCGCGGATCCACGAAGCGCTCAGCGGCGTGATCGACCCCGAGATCCACCGCCCCATCACCGAGCTCGGCATGGTCGACTCGGTGACGGTCGACGAGGACGGCACCGCGCGCGTCGAGGTGCTCGTGACCATCGAGGGCTGCCCGATGCGGGACCGGATCGAGCGCGAGACCGCCGAGGCGACCGCGACCGTGCCGGGGCTGACGCGGGTCGAGGTCTCCACCAGCGCGATGACCGAGGAGCAGCGCCGTGCCCTCACCGAGCGACTGCGCCAGGGTCGGCGACAGATCCCCTTCAACCGTCCCGGCTCGCTGACGCGCATCTTCGCGATCTCCTCCGGCAAGGGCGGGGTCGGGAAGTCGACCGTGACCGCGAACCTCGCCGCGGCGATGGCGGCCGACGGGCTGCGTGTTGGCGTCATCGACGCGGACATCCACGGCTTCTCGATGCCGGGCATGTTCGGCATCACCGACCAGCCCACCAAGGTCTCGGACCTGCTGATGCCGCCCGAGGCTCACGGCGTGGCCGTGATGAGCATCGGCATGTTCGTGCCCGAGGGCCAGGCCGTGGTGTGGCGCGGCCCCAAGATGCACCGCGCGATCGAGCAGTTCGCCTCGGACGTCTTCTGGGGCGATCTGGACGTGCTCCTGCTGGACCTCCCGCCCGGCACCGGGGACGTGGCGATCTCGGTCGCCCAGCTGCTGCCGAGCGCCAAGATGGTCGTGGTGACCACGCCGCAGCAGTCCGCCTCGGGGGTCGCCGAACGGGTCGGCTCGCTGTCCACCTCCACCGAGCAGGAGGTCGCCGGGGTGGTCGAGAACATGGCCGGGCTGACCCTCCCGGACGGCAGCGTCATGGACGTCTTCGGGACGGGCGGCGGGGACCGGGTGGCGGCGACGCTGGCCCGGGCCGTCGGGCACGACGTGCCGGTGCTGGGCCGGATCGGTCTGGACCCGGCGCTGCGCGAGGGCGCGGATCAGGGGGTGCCTCTGGTGGTCTCGGACCCGGACTCCCCCACGGCGATGGCGCTCAAGGGAGTGGCCCGGTCGTTGGTGCGCACTCCGCGGGGACTGGGCGGGATGAAGCTCCCGCTCACCGTCTCCCGCTCCTGAGGGGTCTCTCCTCGGGCCCTGCCGCGGCTCAGCGGTGGATCAGGTGGCCTCGTCGTCGAAGGGCGCCCGCTGGGGGCCCTTGTCCTTGGCGGACTTCTTCGAACCCTTGGCGCCCTTCGCGGCGGCACCCGCTGCGGCGCCGCCGGTGGCGATGCTCATCGCCTCCTTGCCGGGCACGAGATCCTCGAGGGAGGTGTCGCCCCAGGCCTCGCGGATGATGCGGCGCGGATCGTACTGGCGGGGATCGTACTTGCGGAGGTCCTCGATGGCGATGCCCATCTCGTCCTCGACGGTGGAGCGGGAATCGTCGACCCAGCGGCGCGCCTGGCGCACCCACTGCACGAGCTGCCGCGTCACCTCGGGGAGCCGCTGCGGCCCCACGATCACCAGGAACACGACGAGCAGGACGACGATCTCCCAGCCGCCGAGGCCCATGAATCCGGTGCCGCCCATTGTCCACCTGTACGTGTCGAGGTCCGCTGATGCGTCGCC is part of the Brachybacterium ginsengisoli genome and encodes:
- a CDS encoding DUF1003 domain-containing protein, with the translated sequence MAEHLPSPLDDPAPRGRRLRNPLRGDAFGRGAESFARMMGTPAFLVGMTVFCAVWLTWNSLAPESAQFDPRALNFTLLTLILSLQASYAAPLLLLAQNRQDDRDRVQAEQDRQSNDRNHATTDFITREIASLRLALNDVATRDFVRGELRDLLEELEEPPAQDADTLRALLREEIEAVLDRRTSTTDALSASSTAPTPTTTKEQDPR
- a CDS encoding twin-arginine translocase TatA/TatE family subunit — translated: MGGTGFMGLGGWEIVVLLVVFLVIVGPQRLPEVTRQLVQWVRQARRWVDDSRSTVEDEMGIAIEDLRKYDPRQYDPRRIIREAWGDTSLEDLVPGKEAMSIATGGAAAGAAAKGAKGSKKSAKDKGPQRAPFDDEAT
- a CDS encoding magnesium transporter MgtE N-terminal domain-containing protein, with the protein product MSTTAPPRFYAARLAGTAVFDPIGDMVATVRDVVVVPQARTSARAVGLVVEVGAKRRVFLPITRVTSISPGQVISTGVLNVRRFEKRTGELLVIGDLLDRAVTLEDGSGEATVLDIALDQDRHRDWNVSRLHLRRQRRGGSLSRLVSRGETVTVEPEGVAGLYGTQAEQSAHLLAASYQDLNPADLAEIIQELEPKRRIELAGDLADERLADVLEELPEDVRVEVVTGLDATRAADILDAMDPDDAADLVQELPEKVAAHLLTLMEPEEAEDVRRLLAYDEYTAGGMMTTEPLIVAPETPVAHCLAMISREAIHAALASTVHVCRSPLETPTGKLLGIVHFQQLLRERPDRPVGEILDQDKVSVGPTAPLSTVTREMATYNLVSIPVVDDDGRLLGAVTVDDVLDHVLPDDWREQDEAPTTTGQIDLSEIARATSRDAGDDATTEG
- a CDS encoding P-loop NTPase, giving the protein MSTSEQPGTDERVSRIHEALSGVIDPEIHRPITELGMVDSVTVDEDGTARVEVLVTIEGCPMRDRIERETAEATATVPGLTRVEVSTSAMTEEQRRALTERLRQGRRQIPFNRPGSLTRIFAISSGKGGVGKSTVTANLAAAMAADGLRVGVIDADIHGFSMPGMFGITDQPTKVSDLLMPPEAHGVAVMSIGMFVPEGQAVVWRGPKMHRAIEQFASDVFWGDLDVLLLDLPPGTGDVAISVAQLLPSAKMVVVTTPQQSASGVAERVGSLSTSTEQEVAGVVENMAGLTLPDGSVMDVFGTGGGDRVAATLARAVGHDVPVLGRIGLDPALREGADQGVPLVVSDPDSPTAMALKGVARSLVRTPRGLGGMKLPLTVSRS